A region from the Cupriavidus sp. D39 genome encodes:
- the panP gene encoding pyridoxal-dependent aspartate 1-decarboxylase PanP, translating to MKPDISREETSQSTDGGDDCPLRWFDADRGAFESLERLIAEHPADFFAGERFDPVGACATREAVFASVELPETPTSPQAHADHLLNDVFRHVMPVASPTFVGHMTSSLPSFMPSLAKVVAALNQNVVKLETSGALTGLERQVIGMLHKMVFAQDSAFYARWLHDADHALGAICSGGTVANLTALWASRNNLLGARDGFAGIHRAGLVAALRHYGHDGLAIVVSERGHYSLRKAADVLGIGRDNLVPVGVDADGRMRIDLLRDTMRDLQQRNIRPMAIVGIAGTTETGAVDPLDAIADVAQEAGCHFHVDAAWGGATLLSERERWRFAGIERADSVVIDAHKQFYVPMGAGMVLFRSPAWTQEIIQHANYIVRKGSVDLGRHTLEGSRGAAAVMLYANLHLLGRKGIAQLIDRSIDNAHYFASLIAQQPDFELDSHPQLCILTYRHVPETVRAALATASADRREKILDALDALTISIQEMQRDAGRSFVSRTQLMSTQWGGRPIAVFRVVLANPDTTHAILQDILDEHRALAAASPCMAPLLALVGAPDAA from the coding sequence ATGAAGCCGGACATCTCTCGCGAAGAGACCTCACAAAGCACGGACGGGGGCGACGACTGCCCCTTGCGCTGGTTTGACGCGGATCGAGGTGCATTCGAATCGCTCGAGCGATTGATCGCCGAGCATCCGGCGGATTTCTTTGCGGGCGAGCGTTTTGATCCGGTTGGCGCGTGCGCCACACGCGAGGCGGTTTTCGCGTCGGTTGAGCTGCCCGAGACTCCGACATCGCCGCAAGCGCATGCCGATCATCTGCTCAACGACGTGTTTCGGCACGTGATGCCCGTGGCATCGCCCACTTTCGTCGGACACATGACGTCGTCGCTGCCGTCGTTCATGCCCTCGCTCGCCAAGGTGGTGGCAGCGCTGAACCAGAACGTCGTGAAGCTCGAGACGTCGGGCGCGCTGACAGGGCTCGAGCGCCAAGTCATCGGCATGCTGCACAAGATGGTGTTTGCCCAGGACAGCGCGTTCTATGCGAGATGGCTGCACGATGCCGACCACGCGCTCGGCGCGATCTGTTCTGGCGGCACGGTCGCCAACCTCACCGCGCTATGGGCGAGCCGCAACAACTTGCTGGGCGCGCGTGATGGCTTCGCCGGCATCCATCGCGCCGGACTGGTGGCTGCGCTACGCCATTACGGCCATGACGGGCTTGCAATCGTCGTCTCGGAGCGCGGGCACTACTCGTTGCGAAAGGCAGCCGATGTCCTTGGCATCGGGCGCGACAATCTCGTGCCGGTCGGGGTCGATGCAGACGGTCGCATGCGCATCGACCTGCTGCGCGACACCATGCGTGACCTGCAGCAGCGCAACATCCGGCCGATGGCGATCGTCGGCATAGCGGGGACGACGGAGACGGGCGCGGTCGATCCGCTCGACGCGATTGCGGATGTTGCTCAGGAGGCCGGCTGCCATTTCCACGTGGATGCCGCATGGGGCGGCGCAACACTGCTGTCGGAGCGCGAGCGCTGGCGCTTCGCGGGCATCGAGCGTGCCGATTCCGTCGTCATCGATGCGCACAAACAGTTCTACGTGCCGATGGGTGCCGGCATGGTGCTATTCCGGAGCCCAGCGTGGACGCAGGAAATCATCCAGCATGCGAACTACATCGTGCGCAAGGGCTCGGTGGACCTGGGGCGCCATACGCTCGAAGGATCGCGTGGTGCGGCGGCAGTCATGCTCTATGCGAACCTTCATCTGCTCGGTCGCAAGGGGATCGCGCAGTTGATCGATCGTAGCATCGATAACGCCCACTACTTTGCATCCCTGATTGCGCAGCAGCCGGATTTCGAGCTCGACAGCCACCCGCAGCTTTGCATCCTGACCTATCGCCATGTACCCGAGACCGTGCGTGCCGCGCTGGCAACGGCTTCGGCCGACAGGCGCGAGAAGATCCTGGACGCGCTGGATGCGCTGACCATCAGCATTCAGGAAATGCAGCGCGATGCAGGCCGCTCGTTCGTATCGCGCACGCAGTTGATGTCGACACAGTGGGGTGGCCGCCCGATTGCCGTTTTCCGCGTGGTACTGGCCAACCCGGATACGACGCATGCCATCCTGCAGGACATCCTCGACGAACATCGCGCACTGGCGGCGGCCAGCCCATGCATGGCGCCGCTGTTGGCGCTGGTGGGGGCGCCGGACGCCGCGTGA
- a CDS encoding ATP-dependent RecD-like DNA helicase → MPASSPNIAPKSELDRLAGLVERVTFHNADSGFCVLRLKVKGERDLITLVGYTPTVAPGEYASASGTWVTDREHGRQFKAVFVKISPPNTLSGIERYLGSGMVKGIGPVYAGRLVKAFGAAVFDIIEQTPARLREVEGIGEIRAKKITSGWADQKIIREIMVFLHGNGVSTSRAVRIFKTYGQDAIAIVTENPYRLASDIRGIGFLSADTIAQKIGIARDSPLRARAGVSYALSEAAGDGHCGLPRSQLVSLAVKLLEIPQPIIEDAIDQELAEEVVIADTVDGVPSVFLAPLYHAERSIVSQVKRLASGSPPWSAFDADKAIPWVEKKLAIDLADSQKQAIRLALSSKLLVITGGPGVGKTTLVNSILTILRAKQVKALLCAPTGRAAKRLSESTGLEAKTIHRLLEVNPANGQFKRNEESPLDCDLLVADECSMVDVPLANQLLKAVASTTAMIFVGDVDQLPSVGPGQVLADLIEAGAVPVVRLTEVFRQAATSRIVRSAHQINQGLFPSLPEKGEESDFYFVPADEPEAIAQTVVDLVKTRLPRKFHLDPVRDIQVLCPMNRSLTGARGINQLLQEALNPPGEHSIEKFGYRFSVADKVMQIENNYDKDVYNGDIGFVTDIDPDEQELTASFDDHVVTYAFGELDELVLCYATTIHKSQGSEYPVVVIPISTQHYMMLKRNLIYTGITRGKRLVVLVGQKRALAIAIKGKQTERRWSKLAEWLHP, encoded by the coding sequence ATGCCAGCAAGCTCACCCAATATCGCACCGAAGTCCGAACTGGATCGGCTCGCAGGACTGGTCGAACGCGTCACATTCCACAACGCCGACAGCGGCTTTTGCGTCCTGCGCCTGAAGGTCAAAGGCGAGCGTGATCTCATTACCCTGGTCGGGTATACCCCAACCGTAGCGCCAGGAGAGTATGCCTCTGCTTCGGGTACGTGGGTAACGGATCGCGAGCACGGTAGGCAGTTCAAGGCCGTATTCGTCAAAATTTCACCACCGAACACCTTGAGCGGCATCGAACGTTACCTCGGGTCGGGCATGGTTAAAGGCATCGGTCCGGTGTATGCCGGTCGGCTGGTCAAAGCCTTCGGCGCTGCAGTGTTCGACATCATTGAGCAGACACCCGCTCGGCTTCGCGAAGTCGAGGGGATTGGGGAGATCCGCGCCAAAAAGATCACCTCGGGCTGGGCCGATCAGAAGATCATTCGCGAGATCATGGTCTTTCTGCATGGGAACGGTGTCTCCACATCGCGTGCCGTGCGTATCTTCAAAACGTATGGCCAGGACGCGATCGCGATCGTCACGGAGAATCCTTACCGATTGGCCAGTGACATTCGTGGTATCGGATTCCTGTCGGCCGATACCATCGCCCAAAAGATCGGTATTGCACGTGACTCGCCGCTGCGGGCGCGGGCGGGCGTCTCCTACGCGTTGTCAGAAGCGGCGGGAGACGGCCACTGTGGCCTGCCGCGGAGCCAGCTCGTGTCGCTTGCCGTGAAACTGCTCGAAATCCCGCAACCCATCATTGAGGATGCGATCGACCAGGAGTTGGCAGAGGAAGTCGTGATCGCGGATACCGTTGACGGCGTTCCGAGCGTCTTCCTGGCGCCGCTGTACCACGCCGAGCGCTCCATCGTCTCACAGGTCAAACGCCTGGCGTCCGGATCGCCACCGTGGAGCGCGTTTGATGCCGACAAGGCCATCCCGTGGGTTGAGAAGAAGCTCGCAATTGACTTGGCCGATAGCCAGAAGCAGGCCATCCGTCTGGCCTTGTCGTCAAAGCTGCTGGTTATCACCGGCGGTCCCGGTGTGGGCAAGACCACACTGGTCAATTCGATCTTGACAATCCTGCGTGCAAAGCAGGTGAAGGCGCTGTTGTGCGCGCCTACTGGACGGGCGGCCAAGCGGTTATCGGAATCTACCGGGCTTGAAGCGAAGACCATCCACCGGCTGCTTGAAGTCAATCCAGCCAATGGACAATTCAAGCGCAATGAGGAGTCGCCGTTGGATTGTGATCTGCTTGTGGCAGACGAGTGCTCGATGGTCGACGTGCCGTTGGCGAACCAGTTGCTCAAGGCTGTGGCGTCCACCACAGCGATGATCTTCGTCGGCGACGTGGATCAACTGCCGTCGGTTGGCCCCGGACAGGTTCTCGCGGATTTGATCGAAGCGGGCGCGGTGCCTGTCGTGCGCTTGACTGAGGTGTTCCGGCAGGCTGCCACCTCGCGCATCGTTCGAAGCGCCCACCAGATCAATCAAGGGCTGTTCCCATCCTTGCCTGAAAAAGGCGAAGAGTCGGATTTCTATTTTGTGCCGGCCGACGAACCCGAAGCAATTGCCCAGACCGTCGTCGATCTGGTCAAGACCCGGCTACCCAGAAAATTTCATCTGGACCCGGTACGCGATATTCAGGTGCTGTGCCCGATGAATCGCAGTCTCACCGGTGCTCGCGGCATCAATCAGTTGCTGCAGGAAGCGCTGAACCCGCCGGGTGAGCACAGCATAGAGAAGTTCGGCTATCGCTTCAGTGTTGCCGACAAGGTCATGCAGATCGAGAACAACTATGACAAGGATGTCTATAACGGCGACATCGGGTTCGTGACCGACATCGACCCCGATGAGCAGGAATTGACCGCGAGCTTTGATGATCACGTCGTCACATACGCGTTTGGCGAACTGGATGAACTCGTGCTGTGTTACGCGACGACCATCCACAAATCCCAGGGATCGGAATATCCGGTGGTGGTGATTCCTATCTCGACCCAGCACTATATGATGCTCAAGCGAAATCTGATCTACACCGGCATCACGCGCGGCAAACGCCTCGTTGTATTGGTCGGACAAAAGCGTGCCCTGGCGATTGCTATCAAAGGAAAGCAGACCGAACGTCGCTGGTCGAAACTCGCAGAATGGCTGCACCCGTGA
- a CDS encoding UPF0149 family protein: MMAPLSDEELDELDQFLISDATSDTTLMLAGLDGYLTATAIGPTTLLPSQVLPGIWGPEKEDAPHFKTKDQAQRISDLILRHFNGIVWSLENDPDVFEPMFDTMTCPDDTREHIDGESWAHGFMQGIALRKQDWQQLFDDARGQEWLRPLYLLGADEVTPEEEALTRWPDQREELAKQIPTSTAAIYRYWLPYRKAVHERQLATTIQRSSPKIGRNDPCPCGSGMKFKKCCGAAAALH, from the coding sequence ATGATGGCTCCCCTGTCCGACGAGGAACTGGACGAGCTCGACCAGTTCCTCATCTCCGATGCGACGTCGGATACCACACTGATGCTCGCGGGGCTAGATGGATATTTGACCGCCACCGCCATAGGGCCGACGACCCTGCTGCCAAGCCAGGTGCTGCCGGGCATATGGGGGCCGGAAAAGGAAGATGCGCCGCATTTCAAGACGAAGGATCAGGCACAGCGCATCTCTGACTTGATCCTACGGCATTTCAACGGCATCGTCTGGTCTCTGGAGAACGATCCGGACGTTTTCGAACCGATGTTCGATACCATGACCTGCCCGGACGATACACGAGAGCACATTGACGGTGAATCGTGGGCACACGGCTTTATGCAGGGCATTGCGCTGCGCAAACAGGACTGGCAGCAGCTATTCGACGATGCCCGCGGGCAGGAATGGCTGCGCCCGCTGTACTTGCTCGGCGCGGACGAGGTCACGCCCGAGGAGGAGGCGCTGACTCGCTGGCCGGATCAACGTGAAGAGCTGGCGAAACAGATCCCGACGAGCACTGCCGCCATCTATCGCTACTGGCTCCCATACCGGAAGGCCGTTCATGAACGGCAGCTCGCGACCACGATTCAACGCTCGTCGCCGAAAATCGGTCGCAACGACCCGTGCCCCTGCGGTAGCGGCATGAAGTTCAAAAAGTGTTGCGGGGCCGCGGCGGCGTTACATTGA
- a CDS encoding H-NS histone family protein produces MATYKQLLAEKEKLETQLAEVRQSEVAGVIEKIQALMAEYELTVDDLAPKRRRGRPAASDKPKAAAKEKTSLPPKYMDPKTGVTWTGRGRAPAWLGKNRDKFLIPDA; encoded by the coding sequence ATGGCTACCTACAAACAATTGCTAGCAGAAAAGGAAAAGCTGGAAACCCAGCTCGCCGAGGTTCGTCAAAGCGAGGTCGCCGGCGTCATTGAGAAAATCCAGGCTTTGATGGCAGAGTACGAACTCACCGTCGATGACTTGGCGCCGAAACGACGCCGTGGACGCCCGGCGGCTAGTGACAAGCCTAAAGCTGCGGCGAAGGAGAAGACCTCGCTGCCGCCAAAGTACATGGACCCCAAGACTGGGGTCACCTGGACCGGCCGTGGTCGGGCACCGGCGTGGCTGGGCAAGAATCGCGACAAGTTTCTGATTCCAGATGCATGA
- a CDS encoding PHA-granule associated protein 4 has product MATARAGTKGEALRLLGTEGVTVVELDYEAGWQDAIELGRLGQKAGIRVEYRGQENIAVKSPAALVAGLMRPKTTFRQRNLYCQFDLSELPAAELESLEAKASKLGDYILAGRLMREVDSVWTE; this is encoded by the coding sequence ATGGCGACAGCACGAGCTGGCACCAAAGGGGAGGCACTAAGACTCCTGGGGACGGAAGGCGTGACCGTGGTGGAGCTGGACTATGAGGCTGGCTGGCAGGACGCGATTGAACTGGGTCGGCTCGGCCAGAAGGCAGGGATCCGCGTGGAATATCGCGGACAAGAGAACATCGCAGTCAAATCGCCGGCGGCATTGGTCGCCGGCCTGATGCGGCCAAAAACGACCTTCCGGCAGCGAAACCTCTACTGTCAATTTGATCTGTCCGAGCTGCCTGCAGCTGAGTTGGAGAGCCTCGAGGCAAAGGCATCCAAGCTGGGCGACTATATTCTCGCCGGGCGCTTGATGCGGGAAGTGGATTCGGTATGGACAGAGTAA